One region of Polaribacter pectinis genomic DNA includes:
- a CDS encoding MotA/TolQ/ExbB proton channel family protein translates to MLSFFQENKELLEETVSEEKTLSIYKLIMDGGLGGQIIIAILFVLLAVAIYIYFERFFAIKAASKVDKNFMNQIKDYVSNGKLESADALCKSKNTPTARLIGKGISRIGKPLNDISTAIETAGKLEVYQLEKNVSVLATIAGAAPMIGFLGTVIGMIVAIHEIANAGGQIDIKMLSDGLYTAMTTTVGGLIVGIIAYITYNHLVVRTDKVVYQMEAKSVEFLDLLNEPV, encoded by the coding sequence ATGTTATCATTTTTTCAAGAAAATAAAGAATTGTTAGAAGAAACAGTTTCTGAAGAAAAAACATTATCCATCTACAAATTAATTATGGATGGTGGTTTAGGAGGGCAAATAATAATCGCCATACTTTTTGTTTTATTAGCAGTCGCTATTTATATTTATTTCGAACGATTTTTTGCAATCAAAGCCGCTTCGAAAGTCGATAAAAACTTTATGAATCAGATTAAAGATTATGTTTCTAATGGAAAATTAGAATCTGCAGATGCATTGTGTAAAAGTAAAAACACACCAACTGCAAGGTTAATTGGAAAAGGAATCTCAAGAATAGGGAAACCATTAAATGATATAAGTACAGCCATTGAAACAGCAGGTAAATTAGAAGTTTATCAGCTAGAAAAAAACGTAAGTGTTTTGGCAACAATTGCTGGTGCAGCACCAATGATAGGGTTTTTAGGAACCGTAATTGGAATGATTGTTGCAATTCACGAAATCGCAAATGCTGGTGGACAAATAGATATAAAAATGCTTTCAGACGGATTATACACAGCAATGACAACAACTGTTGGAGGTTTAATTGTCGGAATTATTGCCTATATAACCTACAATCATTTAGTAGTTAGAACAGATAAAGTAGTCTATCAAATGGAAGCAAAATCTGTAGAGTTTTTAGATTTGTTAAACGAACCTGTATAA
- a CDS encoding acyltransferase, with the protein MKESNYFSHKTAIIDDDCKIGSGTKIWHFSHIMSNCIIGESCNIGQNVVVSPEVVLGNNVKVQNNVSIYTGVICEDDVFLGPSMVFTNVVNPRSAIIRKNQYLKTIVKKGATIGANATIVCGNTIGEYSFIGAGSVVTKEVPNYALVVGNPSKQIGWVGEYGHKLDFNENNVAICKESKQEYKLEGNVLRRIE; encoded by the coding sequence ATGAAAGAAAGTAATTATTTTTCACATAAAACAGCAATTATTGATGATGATTGTAAAATTGGTAGTGGAACTAAAATTTGGCACTTTTCTCATATAATGTCTAATTGTATTATAGGTGAAAGTTGTAATATCGGTCAGAATGTAGTTGTTTCTCCAGAAGTTGTTTTGGGAAACAATGTGAAAGTGCAAAATAACGTTTCTATATATACAGGTGTAATTTGCGAAGATGATGTCTTTCTTGGGCCGTCTATGGTGTTTACAAACGTAGTTAATCCGAGAAGTGCTATAATTAGGAAAAATCAATATTTAAAAACAATTGTTAAAAAGGGAGCTACCATTGGTGCGAACGCGACAATTGTTTGTGGAAATACAATTGGTGAGTATTCATTTATTGGAGCAGGAAGTGTAGTTACAAAGGAAGTGCCTAATTACGCGCTAGTTGTTGGAAATCCATCAAAACAAATAGGTTGGGTTGGTGAATATGGTCATAAATTAGACTTTAATGAAAATAACGTAGCTATATGTAAGGAAAGTAAGCAGGAGTATAAGTTAGAAGGCAATGTATTAAGAAGAATAGAGTAA
- a CDS encoding bifunctional folylpolyglutamate synthase/dihydrofolate synthase, translated as MTYKETLDWMFAQLPMYQREGRTAFKKDLTNILEFSKELNFPEKKFKTIHVGGTNGKGSTSHMLASILQEAGYKVGLHTSPHLKNFTERIRINGKEIPKRKVSSFINKNKIFLEKQKLSFFEMTVGLAFDYFAKEKVDIAIIEVGLGGRLDSTNLITPEVSVITNIGLDHTQFLGETLPEIAFEKAGIIKNNIPVVIGEEQEEVKQVFLKKTKETSSDIFFGSDNKESYKTDLLGDYQQKNTKTAVVAIQQLKDFVISEENIKNGLLNVVENTNLKGRWQILQDHPKVICDTAHNKEGLQIVLNQLKKEKYEKLHIVLGVVSDKKVEEIFPLFPKDAIYYFCKPNIPRGLSEEVLQEKAKDFNLFGKKYSSVEKAYFDALNNANQQDIIYVGGSTFVVAEII; from the coding sequence ATGACTTACAAAGAAACTTTAGATTGGATGTTTGCACAACTTCCGATGTATCAAAGAGAAGGAAGAACTGCATTTAAAAAAGACTTAACCAATATTTTAGAGTTTTCCAAAGAATTAAATTTTCCAGAAAAAAAGTTTAAAACCATTCATGTTGGAGGGACCAATGGAAAAGGTTCTACAAGCCACATGTTGGCTTCTATTTTACAAGAAGCAGGCTATAAAGTCGGCTTACATACTTCTCCACATTTAAAAAATTTTACAGAAAGAATACGAATTAACGGAAAAGAAATTCCGAAGCGAAAAGTTTCCTCATTCATTAATAAAAACAAAATCTTTTTAGAAAAACAAAAATTGTCTTTTTTTGAAATGACAGTTGGTTTAGCTTTTGATTATTTCGCTAAAGAAAAAGTAGATATTGCAATTATAGAAGTTGGTTTAGGAGGTCGATTAGATTCCACAAACTTAATTACTCCAGAAGTTTCTGTAATTACAAATATAGGTTTAGATCATACGCAGTTTTTAGGGGAAACATTACCTGAAATAGCATTTGAAAAAGCCGGAATTATAAAAAACAATATTCCAGTTGTAATTGGAGAAGAACAAGAAGAAGTAAAACAAGTTTTTTTGAAAAAAACAAAAGAAACAAGTTCTGATATTTTTTTTGGTTCTGATAATAAAGAATCTTACAAAACTGATTTATTAGGTGATTATCAACAGAAAAACACAAAAACTGCTGTTGTTGCAATTCAACAACTAAAAGATTTTGTAATTTCCGAAGAAAACATCAAAAACGGATTACTAAATGTTGTAGAGAATACTAATTTAAAAGGAAGATGGCAGATTTTACAAGACCATCCCAAAGTAATTTGCGATACAGCACATAATAAAGAAGGTTTACAAATTGTTTTAAATCAGCTTAAAAAAGAAAAATATGAAAAACTTCATATTGTTTTAGGAGTAGTGTCAGATAAAAAAGTAGAAGAAATATTTCCTTTATTTCCCAAAGATGCAATTTATTATTTTTGTAAGCCAAACATCCCAAGAGGGCTTTCTGAAGAAGTTTTACAAGAAAAAGCAAAAGATTTTAACTTATTTGGAAAAAAATATTCATCAGTAGAAAAAGCATATTTTGATGCGTTAAACAATGCAAATCAACAAGATATAATTTATGTTGGAGGAAGTACATTTGTAGTTGCAGAAATAATTTAA
- a CDS encoding Glu/Leu/Phe/Val dehydrogenase dimerization domain-containing protein: MKELLKRYENKQPEIVFHWKDQETDAEGWTVINSLRGGAAGGGTRMRKGLDQNEVMSLAKTMEVKFTVSGPAIGGAKSGINFDPNDPRKRGVLERWYKAVTPLLKHYYGTGGDLNVDADKDVIPITEDCGVWHPQEGIFNGHFKPTEADKINRIGQLRLGVIKVIEDKQYSPDLSRKYTVADMLTGYGVAEAVKHYYDIYGGRIEGKRAIVQGFGNVGSAAAYYLTQLGAKVVGIIDRQGGVINEKGFTKNEMTELFLSKDGNQLSTKNMIPFEEINEKIWSLPAEIFVPAAASRLVSQNQVQQMIDTGLEVISPGANVPFADKEIFFGPIMEYTDSHLSLLPDFISNCGIARVFAYLMEARVTLPMQDKAIFDDTSNIIKKALQKTFAKSASKTNICSTAFEIALKQLI; this comes from the coding sequence ATGAAAGAATTATTAAAAAGATACGAAAATAAACAACCAGAAATCGTTTTTCATTGGAAAGACCAAGAAACGGATGCAGAAGGTTGGACGGTTATAAACTCATTAAGAGGTGGTGCTGCAGGTGGTGGAACAAGAATGAGAAAAGGTTTAGACCAAAACGAAGTAATGTCTTTGGCTAAAACAATGGAAGTGAAATTTACAGTTTCTGGGCCAGCAATTGGTGGTGCAAAATCGGGTATTAATTTCGATCCAAACGATCCAAGAAAAAGAGGTGTTTTAGAACGTTGGTACAAAGCTGTTACTCCGCTTTTAAAACATTATTATGGAACTGGAGGAGACTTGAATGTAGATGCAGATAAAGATGTAATTCCAATTACTGAAGATTGTGGTGTTTGGCATCCGCAAGAAGGAATTTTTAATGGGCATTTTAAACCAACAGAAGCAGATAAAATTAATAGAATTGGTCAATTACGTTTAGGAGTTATTAAAGTAATTGAAGACAAACAATATTCGCCAGATTTATCGAGAAAATATACAGTTGCAGATATGTTAACTGGTTATGGAGTGGCAGAAGCTGTAAAACATTATTATGATATTTATGGTGGTAGAATAGAAGGAAAACGTGCAATTGTACAAGGTTTTGGAAATGTAGGTTCTGCAGCAGCTTATTATTTAACGCAGTTAGGCGCAAAAGTTGTTGGAATAATAGATAGACAAGGTGGAGTAATTAATGAGAAAGGTTTCACTAAAAATGAGATGACAGAATTGTTTTTATCGAAAGATGGAAATCAGTTGTCAACAAAAAATATGATTCCTTTTGAAGAAATAAATGAGAAGATTTGGAGTTTGCCCGCAGAAATTTTTGTTCCTGCTGCAGCTTCAAGATTGGTTTCTCAAAATCAGGTGCAACAAATGATAGATACTGGATTGGAAGTAATTTCTCCAGGAGCAAATGTGCCTTTTGCAGATAAAGAAATTTTCTTTGGGCCAATTATGGAATATACAGATAGTCATTTAAGTTTGTTACCAGATTTTATATCCAACTGTGGAATTGCCAGGGTTTTTGCATATTTAATGGAAGCAAGAGTGACATTACCAATGCAAGACAAAGCAATTTTTGATGATACATCGAATATCATTAAAAAAGCCCTGCAAAAGACATTCGCCAAAAGTGCATCAAAAACAAATATATGCTCAACAGCATTCGAAATAGCATTAAAACAATTAATATAA
- a CDS encoding anhydro-N-acetylmuramic acid kinase, with translation MNKKEVFSIGVMSGTSLDGVDLVYVKFEKDNYSDFEILHATTIPYSLEWKQFLQNAIHSSEKELEDLDIVYGKYLGGIINNFISNFKIENIDFIASHGHTILHQPEKGITLQVGSGKEISKITKQKVVYDFRTQDVKLGGQGAPLVPIGDELLFSEYDYCLNLGGFANISYKQDDKRIAFDICPVNIVLNKYAQQLGFDYDDKGKIASNGTFLMQLEADLRMLEFYKEKPPKSLGLEWVQKEIFPRLESSTRKPEDLLRTFTDHIAWAITKVITKDAKVLVTGGGAFNEYLISKIKQMKKAELIVPSKQIINFKEALIFAFLGLLKIDNQVNCLKSVTGAEKDHSSGVIFTP, from the coding sequence ATGAATAAAAAAGAGGTTTTTTCAATAGGAGTAATGTCTGGAACGTCATTGGATGGAGTGGATTTAGTCTATGTGAAGTTTGAAAAGGATAATTACAGCGATTTTGAGATTTTACATGCTACAACAATTCCATATTCGTTAGAATGGAAGCAATTTTTGCAAAATGCAATACATTCTTCAGAAAAAGAATTAGAAGATTTAGATATTGTTTACGGAAAGTATTTAGGTGGAATTATAAATAATTTCATTTCTAATTTTAAAATTGAAAATATAGATTTTATTGCTTCTCATGGGCATACAATTTTGCATCAACCAGAAAAAGGAATCACATTACAGGTTGGTTCTGGTAAAGAAATTTCAAAAATTACAAAACAAAAAGTAGTTTACGATTTTAGAACACAAGATGTTAAATTAGGTGGACAAGGAGCGCCATTAGTCCCTATAGGAGATGAGTTATTGTTTTCTGAATATGATTATTGCTTAAACCTTGGAGGATTTGCAAATATCTCTTACAAACAAGATGATAAAAGAATTGCTTTCGATATTTGTCCTGTTAATATTGTGTTGAATAAATACGCACAACAATTAGGTTTTGACTATGATGATAAAGGAAAAATAGCTTCTAATGGAACTTTTTTAATGCAATTAGAAGCAGATTTAAGAATGTTGGAATTTTACAAAGAAAAACCACCAAAATCTTTAGGGTTGGAATGGGTTCAAAAAGAAATTTTTCCAAGATTAGAATCATCCACAAGAAAACCAGAAGATTTATTAAGAACATTTACAGATCACATTGCTTGGGCTATCACAAAAGTGATTACAAAAGATGCTAAAGTTTTGGTTACTGGAGGTGGCGCTTTTAATGAATATTTAATATCAAAAATAAAACAAATGAAAAAGGCAGAATTAATTGTGCCTTCAAAACAAATAATCAACTTTAAAGAAGCTTTAATTTTTGCTTTTTTGGGATTGTTAAAGATTGATAATCAGGTTAATTGTTTAAAGTCGGTAACTGGAGCTGAAAAAGATCATTCATCAGGTGTAATTTTTACACCATAG
- a CDS encoding SDR family oxidoreductase yields MNINLSQKKILVTGGAGFIGSNLCEELLRRNNTVVCLDNFSTGKRENLSEVINNSSFILIEGDIRNLEDCLKATKGADYVLHQAALGSVPRSIKDPVASNDVNINGFLNMLVASRDNDVKRFVYAASSSTYGDSEDLPKIEDKIGRPLSPYAVTKYVNELYADVFSKTYGLETIGLRYFNVFGRKQDPKGAYAAVIPKFVAQLMNLDSPVINGDGSYSRDFTYIDNVIQANLLSIVADKKAVNTVYNVAYGDRNTLNDLMNYLKDILLEYNPKIKNVDVVYGSKRQGDIPHSHASIAKAKKLLKYNPEFSLQKGLNEAVKWYWSNL; encoded by the coding sequence ATGAATATAAACCTTTCTCAAAAAAAGATCCTTGTTACAGGTGGTGCAGGTTTTATAGGTTCTAATTTATGTGAAGAATTATTAAGGAGGAATAATACTGTAGTCTGTCTTGATAATTTTTCAACTGGAAAAAGAGAAAACCTCTCTGAGGTAATTAATAATTCAAGTTTTATTTTAATAGAAGGAGATATTAGAAATTTAGAAGATTGTTTAAAAGCAACTAAAGGCGCTGATTATGTTTTACATCAAGCTGCACTTGGTTCTGTACCTAGATCAATTAAAGATCCTGTAGCCTCTAACGATGTAAATATTAATGGGTTTTTAAATATGTTGGTAGCTTCTAGAGATAACGATGTTAAGCGTTTTGTATATGCTGCAAGTTCATCAACCTATGGGGATTCTGAAGATTTACCTAAAATAGAAGATAAAATAGGAAGGCCACTCTCTCCATATGCAGTTACCAAATATGTAAATGAATTATATGCAGATGTTTTTTCAAAAACGTATGGTTTAGAAACTATTGGTTTGCGATATTTTAATGTTTTTGGAAGAAAGCAAGATCCTAAGGGGGCTTATGCAGCTGTGATCCCTAAATTTGTTGCTCAATTAATGAATTTAGATTCACCAGTAATAAATGGAGATGGTAGTTATTCTAGAGATTTCACTTACATTGATAATGTAATACAAGCAAATCTTTTAAGTATTGTTGCTGATAAAAAAGCCGTAAATACCGTTTATAATGTGGCTTACGGAGATAGAAACACGTTAAATGATTTAATGAATTATTTAAAAGATATATTATTAGAGTATAATCCAAAAATTAAGAATGTTGATGTTGTTTACGGATCTAAAAGACAGGGGGACATACCGCATTCTCATGCAAGTATAGCTAAAGCTAAAAAATTATTAAAATATAATCCGGAGTTTTCTTTGCAAAAAGGATTAAACGAAGCTGTAAAATGGTATTGGAGTAATTTATAA
- a CDS encoding energy transducer TonB: MKILETRHKRKSAIITAIILMLLVFAIFNYGMQYLDPPEEYGLAINFGDSNVGMGEPVVNSKKTAPKVVEKKEEVVEEVKETPKEIIKEEIITEDTTEDVPVVEKVKEKKKEPIKEVVKKEVKPKEKPKLKPSKENQDALNKLLNGNSSDGEPKGEGDDNIEGVKGKEGGDPTSSKYYVNTGSGSGGNYNLAGRKALSKPKEQPDCQEEGIVVVRITVDKNGKVIRAIPGVKGSTNTAVCLLKPAKEAALKTKWNSDSKAPSKQTGTIIYKFSLSK; encoded by the coding sequence ATGAAAATATTAGAAACAAGACATAAACGTAAATCAGCAATAATAACAGCAATAATTTTAATGTTGTTGGTATTTGCAATTTTTAATTATGGAATGCAATATTTAGATCCGCCAGAAGAATATGGTTTGGCAATAAATTTTGGCGATTCTAATGTTGGAATGGGAGAACCTGTTGTAAATTCAAAAAAAACAGCACCAAAAGTTGTCGAGAAAAAAGAAGAGGTTGTAGAAGAAGTAAAGGAAACTCCGAAAGAAATAATTAAAGAAGAAATTATTACAGAAGATACCACAGAAGATGTTCCTGTTGTAGAAAAAGTAAAAGAAAAGAAGAAAGAACCAATAAAAGAAGTTGTTAAAAAAGAAGTAAAGCCCAAAGAAAAACCAAAGTTAAAACCATCGAAGGAAAATCAAGATGCGTTAAATAAATTATTAAATGGAAATTCTTCGGATGGAGAACCAAAAGGCGAAGGAGATGATAATATTGAAGGCGTAAAGGGTAAAGAAGGTGGAGACCCAACTTCCTCTAAATACTATGTAAACACAGGAAGTGGTTCAGGTGGAAATTATAATTTAGCAGGAAGAAAAGCATTATCAAAACCAAAAGAACAACCAGATTGTCAAGAAGAAGGTATAGTGGTTGTAAGAATTACTGTAGACAAAAATGGAAAAGTAATTCGTGCAATTCCTGGGGTAAAAGGTTCTACTAATACAGCTGTTTGTTTGTTAAAACCAGCAAAAGAAGCTGCTTTAAAAACAAAATGGAATTCAGACTCTAAAGCGCCTTCAAAACAAACAGGAACTATTATTTATAAGTTTTCTTTGTCTAAATAA
- a CDS encoding adenylyltransferase/cytidyltransferase family protein, with translation MKIGITFSSFDLLHAGHITMLEDAKRQCDYLICGLQTDPTLDRPEKNRPVQSVVERYIQLKGCKFVDEIVPYATEQDLEDVLRSFKVDVRIIGEEYASKQFTGRKYCEEKGIDLYFNKREHRFSSTSLRKEVQEKENLKKKDK, from the coding sequence ATGAAAATAGGAATTACTTTTAGTTCATTCGATTTATTACATGCAGGTCATATTACAATGTTAGAAGACGCAAAACGTCAATGCGATTACTTAATTTGTGGGTTGCAGACAGACCCTACATTAGACAGGCCAGAAAAGAATAGACCAGTTCAGTCTGTGGTTGAACGTTATATTCAATTAAAGGGGTGTAAATTTGTAGATGAAATTGTGCCTTATGCAACAGAACAAGATTTAGAAGATGTTTTACGTTCTTTTAAGGTTGATGTAAGGATTATTGGAGAGGAATATGCAAGTAAGCAATTTACTGGTAGAAAATATTGCGAAGAAAAAGGTATAGATTTGTATTTCAATAAAAGAGAACATCGTTTTTCGAGTACTTCATTACGTAAAGAAGTTCAAGAAAAAGAAAACTTGAAAAAGAAAGATAAATAG
- a CDS encoding nucleotide sugar dehydrogenase translates to MNKRKIAIIGLGYVGLPLARLFATKYSVVGFDINEERVSELKRGNDTTLEISDKLLKEVLVDKPSNDVGLFCSTSVNNIKDCNYFIVTVPTPVDKNNKPVLSPLLKASEIVGEALKKNDVVVYESTVYPGATEEECIPVLEKKSGLKFNKDFYAGYSPERINPGDKEHTVEKILKVTSGSTPEIGKKIDELYKSVITAGTYLAQSIKVAEAAKVIENSQRDINIAFINELAKIFNLMGINTQDVLAAAGTKWNFLSFKPGLVGGHCIGVDPYYLAQKAQEFGYHPEIILAGRKMNDSMGVYVASEVVKLMLQKDVVIKGSNILVLGITFKENCPDVRNTKSVDVVRELEDYGIKVTIFDPNANPKDVKKEYNLVSKKTLPNNKFDAIILTVAHKEFLELDFELLKKDKSIIYDVKSFLSSKIIDKAL, encoded by the coding sequence ATGAATAAAAGAAAGATTGCTATTATAGGATTAGGTTATGTGGGGTTGCCTTTAGCAAGGTTATTTGCGACTAAATATTCAGTTGTTGGTTTTGATATTAATGAGGAAAGAGTTTCTGAATTAAAAAGAGGAAATGATACAACTTTAGAAATTTCAGATAAACTATTAAAGGAAGTTCTTGTTGATAAGCCATCTAATGATGTTGGTCTTTTTTGTTCCACTTCTGTAAATAATATTAAGGATTGTAATTACTTTATAGTTACTGTTCCAACTCCAGTTGATAAAAATAATAAGCCAGTTTTGTCACCTCTATTAAAAGCAAGTGAAATTGTTGGAGAGGCTCTTAAGAAAAATGATGTTGTTGTATATGAATCTACTGTATATCCTGGAGCCACAGAAGAGGAGTGTATTCCTGTTTTGGAAAAAAAATCTGGATTAAAGTTTAATAAAGATTTTTATGCAGGCTATTCTCCAGAAAGAATAAACCCGGGCGATAAAGAACATACAGTTGAAAAAATTTTAAAAGTAACCTCTGGCTCCACCCCTGAAATTGGTAAAAAAATTGATGAGTTATATAAGTCAGTTATAACTGCTGGAACATATCTGGCTCAGTCTATAAAGGTCGCTGAAGCTGCAAAAGTTATTGAAAACTCTCAAAGAGACATCAATATAGCTTTTATAAATGAGTTGGCAAAAATATTTAATCTAATGGGAATTAATACTCAAGATGTTTTAGCTGCTGCAGGTACAAAATGGAACTTTCTGTCATTTAAGCCTGGATTAGTAGGTGGACATTGTATAGGTGTAGATCCTTATTATTTGGCGCAAAAAGCACAAGAATTTGGGTATCATCCAGAAATAATTTTAGCCGGTAGAAAGATGAACGATAGTATGGGGGTATATGTTGCTTCAGAGGTCGTTAAGCTAATGCTTCAAAAAGATGTAGTTATAAAAGGCTCTAATATCTTGGTTTTAGGAATAACTTTTAAGGAAAATTGTCCAGATGTTAGAAATACTAAATCAGTAGATGTTGTTAGGGAGTTAGAGGATTATGGAATTAAAGTTACAATTTTCGATCCAAACGCAAATCCTAAAGATGTAAAAAAAGAATATAATCTTGTCTCTAAAAAAACTTTGCCAAATAATAAGTTTGATGCAATTATTTTAACAGTTGCCCACAAAGAATTTTTAGAATTAGATTTTGAATTATTAAAAAAAGACAAATCTATTATTTATGATGTGAAAAGTTTTTTATCATCAAAAATAATAGATAAAGCATTATAA
- a CDS encoding ExbD/TolR family protein: MNLRGRNKVDPTFNMSSMTDIVFLLLIFFMLTSTLVTVSAIDVLLPKAGGKTENNTSVAVTITNKSLFYIDKTKVSSSELESAILNKVGTDKKKTIVIRGDKDVPYKNVMKVIDIANKNKLKMILAVKGGK; the protein is encoded by the coding sequence ATGAATTTACGCGGAAGAAATAAAGTAGATCCAACATTCAATATGTCGTCCATGACAGATATTGTTTTCTTATTATTGATATTTTTTATGTTAACATCCACTTTGGTAACAGTAAGTGCCATTGACGTTTTGCTACCAAAAGCAGGAGGAAAAACAGAAAATAATACTTCTGTGGCTGTAACAATTACTAATAAATCGTTGTTTTATATCGATAAAACAAAGGTAAGTTCATCAGAATTAGAAAGTGCGATTTTAAATAAAGTGGGTACAGATAAAAAGAAAACGATTGTAATTAGAGGTGATAAAGATGTGCCTTATAAAAATGTAATGAAAGTAATAGATATCGCAAATAAGAACAAATTAAAAATGATTTTAGCCGTAAAAGGAGGTAAATAA
- the nhaD gene encoding sodium:proton antiporter NhaD → MESIIIIVFVMGYLAITLEHNIKLDKLIPALIMMAVCWALVALGVDNFTTWFDSSKHALVEGFGSMVHDDKLHLVEETLLHHLGKTAEILVFLLGAMTIVEIIDYFDGFSTIKSFIKTKKKTKILWIFSILAFILSAIIDNLTATIVLISILQKIVKNRDERIWFAGLIIIAANAGGAWSPIGDVTTTMLWIGKKVTTLKLIEYLLLPSLLCMIVPAFIASFLPAFKGEIDFEEEADKPKSPHSGRMLYLGLGAIVFVPIFKTITHLPPYVGMMLSLAVVATFAEIYSNSKFSISSVEGEEAEEHALGAHHSPVHASLSKIEMPSILFFLGILMAVAALESLGILFNFASTLQETIPMMGTEMHTAGTAGVSDLVVMLLGVGSAVIDNVPLVAASLGMFSEPIDNELWHFIAFSAGTGGSMLIIGSAAGVVAMGMEKIDFFWYFKKISWLALIGFVVGSATFMITRTLF, encoded by the coding sequence ATGGAATCAATAATTATAATCGTATTCGTAATGGGGTATTTAGCCATTACATTAGAGCACAACATAAAATTAGATAAGTTAATACCGGCCTTAATTATGATGGCTGTTTGTTGGGCTTTGGTTGCACTTGGTGTAGATAATTTTACAACTTGGTTCGATTCCAGTAAACATGCTTTAGTAGAAGGTTTTGGCAGTATGGTTCATGATGATAAATTGCATTTAGTTGAAGAAACTTTATTGCATCATCTTGGGAAAACTGCAGAGATATTAGTGTTCTTATTAGGAGCAATGACAATTGTAGAAATTATTGATTATTTCGATGGTTTTTCAACCATTAAAAGCTTTATAAAAACAAAAAAGAAGACAAAAATCTTATGGATTTTTTCAATCTTGGCTTTTATTTTATCAGCAATTATAGATAATTTAACAGCAACAATTGTATTAATTTCTATACTTCAGAAAATTGTTAAAAATAGAGACGAAAGAATCTGGTTTGCAGGTTTAATTATTATCGCCGCAAACGCAGGTGGAGCTTGGTCGCCAATTGGAGACGTTACTACAACAATGCTTTGGATTGGTAAAAAAGTAACTACTTTAAAATTGATAGAGTATTTATTACTACCTTCTTTATTATGTATGATAGTTCCAGCATTTATTGCTTCTTTCTTACCAGCTTTTAAAGGAGAAATAGATTTTGAAGAAGAGGCAGATAAGCCAAAAAGTCCACATAGTGGAAGAATGTTATATTTAGGTTTAGGAGCTATTGTTTTTGTACCAATATTTAAAACAATTACACATTTACCACCTTATGTTGGTATGATGTTATCTTTAGCAGTTGTAGCAACATTTGCAGAGATTTATAGTAACTCTAAATTCTCAATTTCAAGTGTAGAAGGAGAAGAAGCAGAAGAGCATGCTTTGGGAGCACATCACAGTCCTGTACATGCATCATTATCTAAAATTGAAATGCCAAGTATTTTATTCTTCTTGGGAATTTTAATGGCAGTTGCTGCATTAGAATCATTAGGAATTTTATTCAATTTTGCATCTACTTTACAAGAAACAATACCAATGATGGGTACAGAAATGCATACTGCAGGAACTGCTGGAGTATCAGATTTAGTAGTTATGTTATTAGGAGTTGGTTCTGCTGTAATAGATAATGTGCCTTTAGTTGCAGCGAGTTTAGGAATGTTTTCTGAACCAATTGACAACGAATTATGGCATTTTATTGCATTTTCTGCTGGAACAGGAGGTTCTATGTTAATTATTGGTTCTGCTGCTGGTGTTGTAGCAATGGGAATGGAAAAAATAGATTTCTTCTGGTATTTCAAAAAAATATCTTGGCTGGCTTTAATCGGTTTTGTTGTTGGTTCTGCAACGTTTATGATTACAAGAACACTATTTTAA